One segment of Pontibacter akesuensis DNA contains the following:
- a CDS encoding ABC transporter ATP-binding protein, which translates to MKLQITNISKTYPNGVQALQDITLTIPNGMYGLLGPNGAGKSTLMRILATLQEPDSGSIQLGEIDVLKQQDEVRQTLGYLPQEFGVYPKARAEDLLDYFAVLKGIINRASRREVVEALLKQTNLWDKRRQKLGGFSGGMKQRFGVAVALLGNPKLMIVDEPTAGLDPAERVRFLNLLSELGENSVVLLSTHIVEDVSELCTRMAIINKGQILQEAEPIRAVEGLQGRIWRRIVEKSVLPELEREHKVISTKLLSGRTLVHIYSEEDPGSGLELVQPNLEDVYFTTMAGYAQKQVLPQEREVQL; encoded by the coding sequence ATGAAACTACAAATCACCAATATCTCCAAAACATATCCCAATGGGGTGCAGGCGCTCCAGGATATCACGCTCACCATTCCAAATGGCATGTACGGCCTGCTGGGACCAAACGGGGCTGGTAAATCTACGCTCATGCGGATTCTGGCAACCCTGCAGGAACCAGACAGCGGCAGTATTCAACTCGGGGAAATAGATGTACTGAAGCAGCAGGACGAAGTGCGCCAGACACTGGGGTACCTGCCGCAGGAGTTTGGGGTTTACCCTAAAGCAAGGGCCGAGGACCTGCTGGACTATTTTGCCGTGCTCAAAGGCATCATCAACCGGGCTTCCAGAAGAGAGGTGGTAGAAGCCTTATTGAAACAAACCAACCTGTGGGATAAGCGCAGGCAGAAACTGGGCGGCTTCTCGGGTGGTATGAAACAGCGTTTTGGTGTGGCAGTAGCACTGCTTGGCAATCCCAAGTTGATGATTGTGGATGAACCAACGGCGGGGCTGGACCCAGCCGAGCGGGTGCGCTTTCTTAACCTGTTGAGCGAGTTGGGTGAGAACAGTGTGGTGCTGCTATCTACGCATATTGTAGAAGATGTGAGCGAGCTCTGTACCCGTATGGCCATCATCAACAAAGGGCAAATACTGCAGGAAGCGGAGCCTATAAGAGCAGTAGAAGGACTGCAGGGGAGGATCTGGCGCCGCATTGTGGAGAAAAGTGTGTTGCCGGAGTTGGAGCGGGAGCATAAGGTTATCTCTACCAAACTGCTAAGCGGACGAACCTTAGTCCATATCTACAGCGAAGAAGATCCCGGCAGTGGGCTCGAATTGGTTCAGCCCAATCTGGAAGATGTATATTTCACCACCATGGCGGGATATGCTCAAAAGCAGGTGCTGCCACAGGAGAGGGAGGTGCAGCTATGA
- a CDS encoding ABC transporter permease/M1 family aminopeptidase, which produces MKLWKIFRFEFAYLAGRISTWLYVGVLLAFTFGMTQFIKPGDGVYPNNTLLITAITVIGIFLWLVIGASTAGEAAARDVQTRMHPLTYITPVTKFSYLGGRFLAAFAVNALLLLSLPLGALLSFYLPGLAQEGLLPFRPAVYLNVYFLIALPLVFIATALQFTFAALSRQVMTSYLASLLLALVAQIIAISVAKLFGNWDLVKLLDPVGVSGIIGNELQTWTPTDKNTRLVELEGMFLLNRILWGIVAVGLLWLTYLRFSFTHPETSSWMGRIMRRPKVQASTTAEPAVVRAAAIQVPQVQRSFGSATYFRQALKIAWASFGKIARHPLGLTLVGAIALLTAVFGDKIVSEFGIPLLPTTQQVVDFLTAPVSNISTPWVVIPLLIMYFVGMLVWHERDGGISDMADAAPVPEWVLFTGKFLGVALIIVVWMVILMAGGMGMQIGLGYDQLEIGLYVQALFGLQLVDYLLFALLAFVVHVVVNQKHIGFLVLLLVFSFMAFPSHFNVEHHMLIFGADTGWWYTDMRGFGPSLGPWLWFKLYWTAWALLLAVGARLLWVRGREQSLQSRLKSAQRRFTGSTTWVAVLGIGLLLTLGSFIFYNTNVLNEYLPVSDILERKAEYERRYGQYRNTPQPQLTSTKLHVEIYPDQQQVVIRAAYTLVNRETEPIDSIHLGSVSGIAPAEVSFDRPAAGVLLDNELSYHMYALEESLQPGDSLQLNFVVNYKQQGFSHSGASAMVVENGTYFTNFDLLLTIGYQHFREIDDAVLRKKHKLAARPELPSLYDEEARKKPFSTDQSTFEAILGTANDEVAVAPGALKRTWTKGDRRYFHYKANVPIGGEFAILSGKYAVQQSKWNDVAIRIYYHPNHAQNIGRMLRSAKASLAHFTEQFGPYPFKHFTLVERAGSGFGATADAGIVYYGEQYPLMNPDDSQDGFDLPYYIMAHEVGHQWWGMARLTPAYVEGAGVLIEGLAVYAGMQVLEKNYGDVHLQQYVNFLHSTYEMPRSLATASLLQADEDFLYYRKGGLALHALARYLGKDKVNGALRNLLQKRTAGEIPHPTTLDLYQELQTITPDSLNYLLHDLFKENTYWRLKTNRFEVEQTKEGSWQVTLEVQAQKAIVDRTGSEREVPMNDWLEVGIYEEGKTLREPLYLQMHRIRSGEQTIKVTVPRKPDRGGIDPNHLMIDLRRDDNIK; this is translated from the coding sequence ATGAAGCTGTGGAAGATTTTTCGCTTTGAGTTCGCCTACCTGGCCGGGCGCATCTCCACCTGGCTTTATGTAGGTGTCCTGCTCGCCTTCACTTTTGGTATGACCCAGTTCATCAAACCTGGGGACGGCGTGTATCCTAACAATACCTTACTCATCACGGCTATTACTGTCATTGGCATCTTTCTCTGGCTTGTGATAGGCGCATCCACCGCTGGTGAAGCAGCAGCGCGGGACGTGCAGACGCGGATGCATCCCCTTACCTATATCACCCCGGTTACGAAGTTTAGCTACCTGGGCGGACGGTTTCTTGCAGCCTTTGCTGTGAATGCACTCCTGTTGCTTTCTTTGCCTTTAGGTGCGCTGCTTTCCTTCTACCTGCCAGGTTTGGCTCAGGAGGGATTACTACCGTTCAGGCCAGCAGTATATTTGAATGTCTACTTCCTGATTGCCTTACCGCTTGTTTTTATTGCCACAGCCCTACAATTCACCTTTGCTGCGCTGAGCCGCCAGGTGATGACCAGTTATTTGGCCAGCCTGCTATTAGCACTTGTTGCTCAGATAATCGCTATTTCGGTGGCAAAACTCTTCGGGAATTGGGACCTGGTTAAATTACTGGATCCTGTAGGTGTCTCCGGTATTATAGGCAACGAACTGCAAACATGGACGCCTACTGACAAAAATACGCGTCTTGTAGAACTGGAAGGCATGTTTCTGCTGAATCGCATCTTGTGGGGAATTGTGGCTGTGGGGTTGTTGTGGCTTACGTACCTCCGCTTCAGCTTTACTCATCCTGAAACAAGCAGCTGGATGGGGCGCATTATGCGGCGGCCAAAAGTACAGGCTAGTACAACTGCCGAACCCGCCGTGGTTAGAGCAGCCGCCATTCAGGTTCCGCAGGTGCAGCGAAGTTTCGGCTCTGCCACTTATTTCCGTCAGGCACTCAAAATTGCCTGGGCATCTTTCGGGAAGATAGCCAGACACCCTCTTGGACTCACGCTGGTAGGTGCCATTGCCTTGCTCACAGCTGTATTCGGCGACAAAATCGTGAGTGAGTTTGGTATTCCGCTGCTCCCCACTACGCAGCAGGTGGTTGACTTCCTGACCGCTCCTGTAAGTAACATCAGTACCCCTTGGGTGGTTATTCCGTTACTCATCATGTACTTTGTCGGCATGCTTGTCTGGCATGAGCGGGATGGGGGCATAAGCGATATGGCCGATGCGGCACCGGTACCGGAATGGGTGCTCTTCACTGGGAAGTTTCTGGGGGTAGCTCTTATCATCGTGGTATGGATGGTCATCCTCATGGCCGGCGGTATGGGGATGCAGATAGGCCTGGGCTACGATCAATTGGAAATAGGCCTATACGTGCAGGCGCTCTTCGGACTGCAGCTCGTGGACTACCTGCTCTTTGCTCTGCTTGCCTTTGTGGTACACGTAGTCGTAAATCAAAAACACATTGGCTTCCTGGTATTACTTTTGGTCTTTAGTTTCATGGCCTTTCCTTCTCATTTCAATGTTGAGCACCACATGCTCATTTTTGGAGCAGACACAGGCTGGTGGTACACCGACATGCGTGGCTTCGGCCCTTCTCTTGGGCCGTGGCTGTGGTTTAAGTTGTATTGGACTGCCTGGGCATTACTGTTGGCAGTGGGAGCGCGCTTGCTTTGGGTACGGGGAAGAGAACAAAGTCTGCAATCCCGTCTGAAGTCAGCTCAGCGCCGTTTTACAGGCTCCACAACCTGGGTTGCCGTACTTGGCATAGGGCTTCTCCTTACCCTGGGGAGCTTCATTTTCTATAACACCAATGTGCTGAACGAGTACCTGCCAGTATCCGACATACTTGAACGGAAGGCTGAATACGAACGACGCTACGGCCAGTACAGAAACACCCCGCAACCCCAACTGACGTCTACCAAGCTGCACGTGGAGATATACCCTGACCAACAGCAAGTCGTGATACGTGCTGCTTACACGTTGGTGAACAGGGAGACAGAACCTATTGACTCTATCCATCTGGGAAGCGTATCGGGCATAGCGCCTGCTGAAGTCTCTTTCGACCGGCCAGCTGCCGGCGTGCTGCTAGACAACGAGCTCAGTTATCACATGTATGCCCTGGAAGAATCGCTTCAGCCAGGAGATTCGCTGCAACTAAACTTTGTAGTAAATTATAAACAGCAGGGTTTCAGTCACAGCGGCGCCAGCGCAATGGTAGTGGAGAATGGCACCTACTTCACGAATTTCGACCTGCTCCTAACCATTGGCTACCAACACTTTAGAGAAATTGATGATGCAGTTCTTCGGAAAAAGCATAAGCTGGCTGCGCGCCCTGAACTACCTTCTCTTTATGATGAAGAGGCGCGTAAGAAGCCGTTCAGTACTGATCAAAGCACTTTTGAGGCCATACTTGGTACAGCAAATGATGAAGTAGCCGTAGCGCCGGGCGCTTTAAAACGAACCTGGACAAAAGGTGACCGCCGCTACTTCCACTACAAAGCTAATGTACCTATTGGTGGGGAGTTCGCCATCTTATCCGGAAAATATGCGGTGCAGCAAAGTAAGTGGAATGATGTCGCGATCAGAATTTACTATCATCCAAACCATGCTCAAAACATAGGCCGAATGCTTAGGAGCGCAAAAGCGTCACTAGCGCATTTTACTGAGCAGTTTGGGCCTTACCCCTTTAAGCATTTCACGTTGGTAGAGCGTGCTGGTTCCGGATTTGGCGCAACTGCGGATGCGGGCATCGTCTATTATGGCGAGCAGTATCCGCTTATGAATCCAGATGACAGTCAGGATGGCTTTGACCTTCCTTACTATATTATGGCGCATGAAGTGGGGCACCAGTGGTGGGGGATGGCCCGATTAACACCAGCATACGTCGAAGGAGCCGGCGTCCTGATTGAAGGTCTTGCCGTTTACGCCGGCATGCAGGTTCTGGAGAAGAACTATGGAGATGTCCATCTGCAGCAGTACGTGAATTTTCTGCACTCGACCTATGAAATGCCACGCTCTCTTGCCACAGCCTCTTTGCTGCAGGCAGACGAAGATTTTTTATACTATCGAAAAGGGGGGCTTGCCCTACATGCCCTGGCAAGATACTTAGGGAAAGACAAGGTCAATGGGGCGCTTCGGAACCTGCTCCAAAAACGCACTGCGGGAGAGATTCCCCATCCAACAACCCTGGACCTTTATCAGGAGCTGCAAACAATTACCCCAGACTCCTTGAATTACTTGTTACACGACCTGTTTAAGGAGAACACGTACTGGCGCCTCAAGACAAACCGATTTGAAGTAGAACAAACAAAAGAGGGCAGCTGGCAGGTAACGCTGGAGGTGCAGGCTCAAAAGGCGATAGTGGACCGTACAGGTTCTGAAAGGGAAGTGCCGATGAATGATTGGCTGGAAGTTGGTATTTATGAGGAAGGCAAAACATTAAGGGAGCCGCTCTACCTTCAGATGCACCGCATCCGGTCTGGAGAGCAGACCATAAAAGTGACAGTGCCCCGAAAACCTGACCGCGGCGGCATAGATCCGAACCACCTGATGATTGACCTTAGACGGGATGATAATATTAAGTGA
- a CDS encoding M50 family metallopeptidase, with protein sequence MFGVSDIPKFFLAFFLVLPIISFVHEAGHVFFAWLMGGRNIKVTVGSGDVLFRAGMLEIRKYYFWYGLCSFDNLKRNHRFANILIFAGGALFNAIAAVVVIYLIENNILKPNLATYQFTYFSLYYIFFALLPMPYPGGSASDGKIILDLIRNKKQLGERTYRVQWNEEEKQWHVLNDDHELVQAFEDEEQALTKAHEVAQSNRPSRLVNSQNGKEVEVQNYPRIPL encoded by the coding sequence ATGTTTGGAGTAAGTGATATACCGAAGTTTTTTCTCGCCTTCTTTCTGGTGCTTCCTATCATCTCATTTGTGCACGAGGCAGGGCATGTTTTCTTTGCCTGGCTGATGGGTGGCAGGAACATCAAAGTAACCGTTGGCTCCGGTGATGTGCTGTTTAGAGCTGGGATGCTGGAGATACGCAAGTACTATTTCTGGTACGGCCTCTGCTCATTTGACAACCTGAAGCGCAATCACCGCTTTGCCAATATCCTGATCTTTGCCGGGGGAGCGCTGTTCAACGCCATTGCCGCGGTGGTGGTGATTTACCTGATAGAGAACAATATCTTAAAGCCTAACTTGGCCACTTACCAGTTTACCTATTTTTCGCTTTACTATATTTTTTTCGCGCTTCTGCCAATGCCATACCCTGGTGGAAGCGCCAGCGACGGTAAGATTATACTTGACCTGATCCGAAACAAAAAGCAGCTGGGAGAGAGAACGTATCGTGTACAGTGGAACGAGGAAGAGAAGCAGTGGCATGTGTTGAACGACGACCACGAACTGGTGCAGGCGTTTGAGGATGAAGAGCAGGCCCTCACTAAAGCACATGAGGTAGCCCAAAGCAACCGCCCCAGCCGCTTGGTTAACAGCCAAAACGGCAAAGAAGTGGAGGTACAGAACTACCCAAGAATTCCTTTATAA
- a CDS encoding MarC family protein, whose amino-acid sequence MIAVILSFLVMLNPFALFLYLKPVMNDLSDADFRAVFLKASMITFFIYLVFLLFGDIVFQKVFRINFESFRIFGGIVLFSFAYIFIVQGKKAFIQIKGDLHDLASEIALPFMVGAGTISLTILMSEQLVLWQGVVSLVLIMLINFGIIMGLKQIRRGMRSKSVQTAFDKNMELLLRINGFFLGAIGVDMVVTGISNLVTAASQG is encoded by the coding sequence ATGATTGCAGTCATCCTTAGTTTCCTGGTCATGCTCAACCCCTTCGCTCTTTTCCTGTACCTGAAACCTGTTATGAACGATTTATCGGACGCAGATTTCCGGGCGGTGTTTCTGAAAGCAAGTATGATTACCTTCTTTATCTACCTGGTTTTCCTGCTCTTTGGTGACATCGTTTTTCAGAAAGTGTTTCGCATCAACTTTGAGTCCTTTCGCATATTCGGTGGGATTGTGCTCTTCTCTTTTGCCTATATCTTTATCGTGCAGGGCAAAAAAGCCTTTATCCAGATAAAAGGAGATTTGCACGACCTGGCATCAGAAATAGCCTTGCCTTTTATGGTGGGGGCAGGCACCATCTCTCTCACTATCCTGATGTCGGAGCAGCTCGTGCTGTGGCAGGGCGTGGTGTCGCTGGTGCTTATCATGCTCATTAACTTCGGTATAATAATGGGACTCAAGCAAATACGTCGCGGAATGCGCTCTAAAAGTGTCCAAACCGCATTCGACAAGAACATGGAGCTGCTGTTGCGCATCAACGGCTTTTTTCTGGGTGCCATCGGTGTCGACATGGTGGTGACCGGAATCAGTAACCTCGTGACCGCGGCGAGTCAGGGTTAG
- a CDS encoding universal stress protein — translation MIIIDAMMVCLDLSDIDEKLVAFTRSICQRLPVKKVYFVHNIKTSELSEDFRETFGDIDLSKEVEANISDIVAEHFAGGCDHEVLVSEEPNTEVMMADLVKRYDVKLTLLGKRMSNKSTGSLGTKLLRILPCSILVFPETASFNIERVLTPIDFSDASVHALRLSKSLADELRLSLEIMHVYKLPTQYFPLISEEKAIKKAEEVVNGKFKELQKRHTEVAGVPYTLVRAAGKSTAERISLQLRKGKHDLLVLGLKGNNPIPSLSLGSVPTKIYNMDIDTPLWLVYSEEVIK, via the coding sequence ATGATTATAATTGACGCCATGATGGTTTGCCTTGACCTGAGCGACATAGACGAGAAGTTGGTGGCCTTTACCCGTTCAATATGCCAGCGGCTGCCGGTAAAAAAGGTTTATTTTGTACATAACATCAAGACATCAGAGTTGAGCGAGGATTTCAGGGAAACCTTCGGTGACATAGACCTGAGCAAAGAGGTGGAGGCCAACATATCCGACATCGTGGCAGAGCACTTTGCCGGGGGCTGCGACCATGAGGTGCTCGTAAGCGAAGAACCGAATACAGAGGTGATGATGGCAGACCTGGTGAAACGTTATGACGTAAAGCTGACCTTACTCGGCAAGCGGATGAGTAACAAAAGTACAGGATCTCTGGGCACCAAATTGCTGCGCATCCTGCCCTGCAGCATACTGGTATTTCCGGAGACAGCCAGCTTTAATATCGAACGGGTGCTGACACCTATTGACTTCTCCGACGCCTCGGTGCACGCGCTACGGCTTAGTAAGAGCCTCGCTGATGAACTTAGGCTTAGCCTGGAGATTATGCATGTTTATAAACTGCCCACGCAGTATTTCCCGCTGATATCAGAAGAGAAAGCCATTAAAAAGGCGGAAGAGGTGGTAAACGGAAAATTCAAGGAGCTTCAGAAACGACACACGGAAGTAGCTGGAGTGCCTTATACCTTAGTTCGTGCCGCCGGGAAAAGCACGGCAGAGCGCATTAGCCTGCAGCTGCGTAAAGGAAAGCACGATCTGCTGGTGCTAGGTTTAAAGGGAAACAACCCTATCCCGTCGCTTAGCCTGGGCAGCGTACCAACAAAAATTTATAACATGGACATTGACACTCCGCTTTGGCTGGTGTATTCGGAGGAAGTTATCAAGTAA
- a CDS encoding BCCT family transporter, with amino-acid sequence MSKVARSDTKKSLGLEVNGPVFWSSIIILIISIALVLIFREGAETFFSDVQAAVTSSMGWLFILSVNIFVAFCLYMAFGKFGDIRLGGKEAKPEFSTSSWFAMLFSAGMGIGLLFWSIAEPINHFQTPPLGEPGTPAAARQAMNFTFLHWGFHAWAIYALVGLALAYFTYSRKLPLTIRSAFYPFLGERIHGLIGDIIDILAVLATVFGLATSLGLGVKQVAAGLHHVFPGISSDVTTQVMLIAGITGVATVSVVTGVDKGVRILSEWNIRIALLVLLAVLFLGPTVFILGSYVQNTGSYISNFLQLSFWNEAYSTRNWQGGWTVFYWAWWISWAPFVGIFIARVSKGRTIREFVLGVLIVPSLLSFLWMTVFGSTALREVLAGETAISDAVAADVSTALFVFFEQLPFSTVLSIIGIILITGFFVTSSDSGSLVVDSLTSGGRPDSPVGVRIFWALAEGAVAAVLLIGGGLQALQTAVIITGLPFAFILLSMCYSLYKGLSEELEEEKRLGLAQQRKDYQQQITELLAKRAAKQQTFTPEDKRNDTL; translated from the coding sequence ATGAGTAAAGTAGCAAGAAGTGATACAAAGAAGTCCCTGGGGCTGGAAGTGAACGGGCCTGTTTTCTGGTCTTCTATCATCATCCTGATCATAAGTATAGCGCTTGTCCTTATTTTCAGGGAGGGTGCCGAAACGTTCTTTAGCGATGTACAGGCGGCTGTTACCTCCAGCATGGGCTGGCTGTTTATACTAAGCGTAAATATATTTGTGGCCTTCTGCCTGTACATGGCCTTCGGCAAGTTCGGTGATATCCGGCTGGGCGGCAAGGAGGCGAAGCCGGAGTTCAGCACCTCCTCCTGGTTTGCCATGCTCTTTAGCGCGGGTATGGGTATCGGGCTTTTGTTCTGGAGCATTGCCGAGCCCATCAATCACTTTCAAACGCCACCGCTCGGGGAGCCGGGCACTCCTGCTGCGGCGAGGCAGGCCATGAACTTCACTTTTCTGCACTGGGGTTTCCATGCCTGGGCCATTTACGCACTGGTAGGCCTGGCATTGGCCTATTTCACCTATAGCCGCAAATTGCCCCTAACCATCCGCTCGGCATTTTACCCTTTCCTGGGGGAGCGCATCCACGGGCTTATCGGGGATATCATCGACATCCTGGCTGTGCTGGCAACAGTCTTTGGCTTGGCCACTTCCCTGGGGCTGGGCGTGAAACAGGTGGCGGCCGGACTGCACCACGTGTTCCCCGGCATTTCGAGTGACGTAACGACGCAGGTGATGCTAATTGCAGGTATAACCGGCGTCGCCACCGTCTCCGTGGTAACGGGTGTAGACAAGGGTGTTCGTATTTTAAGCGAGTGGAACATCCGCATTGCCCTGCTGGTGCTACTGGCTGTTCTTTTTTTAGGACCGACAGTCTTTATACTTGGGTCTTATGTACAGAATACCGGCTCTTACATTAGCAATTTCCTGCAGTTGTCGTTCTGGAACGAGGCCTACTCCACCCGAAACTGGCAGGGGGGCTGGACGGTGTTCTACTGGGCCTGGTGGATTTCGTGGGCGCCTTTTGTGGGCATTTTTATTGCGCGTGTTTCCAAAGGCCGCACCATTCGGGAGTTCGTGCTGGGAGTACTGATCGTTCCGTCCCTGCTCTCCTTTCTGTGGATGACCGTGTTCGGCAGCACTGCCCTGCGGGAGGTACTGGCTGGCGAAACTGCTATTTCTGATGCAGTGGCTGCCGATGTATCTACGGCCCTATTCGTTTTCTTTGAGCAGCTTCCTTTCTCCACGGTGCTTTCTATCATCGGCATTATTCTGATCACAGGCTTTTTTGTGACTTCCTCCGATTCTGGCTCTCTGGTTGTCGACAGCCTGACATCGGGTGGAAGACCGGACTCTCCAGTAGGCGTGCGCATATTCTGGGCCTTGGCAGAGGGAGCTGTAGCGGCGGTGCTGCTGATTGGCGGCGGTCTGCAGGCCCTGCAAACAGCCGTTATCATCACGGGTCTGCCCTTTGCGTTTATTCTGCTCTCTATGTGCTACAGTTTGTACAAAGGGCTGAGCGAGGAGCTGGAAGAAGAAAAAAGGTTGGGCTTAGCACAGCAACGGAAAGACTACCAGCAGCAGATTACGGAACTGCTGGCAAAACGTGCCGCAAAGCAGCAGACGTTTACTCCGGAAGATAAAAGAAACGACACGCTATAA